One window of the Janthinobacterium sp. PAMC25594 genome contains the following:
- the malG gene encoding maltose ABC transporter permease MalG yields MAIVVDRSNRWRILAAHVAVIALIALVMFPFLMILSISLRPGNFASGSLIPPEISFEHWRLALGMSYQAPNGTLVEPDFPVLLWLWNSIKVASMSATVTVLLSTTCAYAFARMQFRFKSQTLSALMPLQMFPAVLALVAIYAIFDVLGSYVPWLGIDHHGSLVLAYTGGIALHIWTIKGYYQTIPIEIEEAAKVDGATQWQAFIYVLLPMTVPILMVVFLLSFIGAIIEYPIASVLLHEQNNLTLAVGSKLFLYEQKYLWGDFAAAAILSGLPITAVFLLAQKWMISGLTAGGVKG; encoded by the coding sequence ATGGCTATCGTTGTCGATCGTTCCAACCGCTGGCGCATCCTGGCGGCCCACGTCGCCGTGATCGCGCTGATCGCGCTGGTGATGTTCCCCTTCCTGATGATCTTGTCGATCTCTCTGCGACCCGGCAACTTCGCCTCGGGCAGTCTGATCCCGCCCGAGATCAGCTTCGAGCACTGGCGATTGGCGCTGGGCATGTCTTACCAGGCGCCCAACGGCACCCTGGTCGAGCCGGACTTCCCCGTGCTGCTGTGGCTGTGGAATTCCATCAAGGTGGCCAGCATGAGCGCCACCGTCACCGTGCTGCTGTCGACCACCTGCGCGTATGCGTTCGCGCGCATGCAGTTCCGCTTCAAGTCGCAGACGCTGTCCGCGCTGATGCCGCTGCAGATGTTCCCCGCCGTGCTGGCCCTGGTGGCCATCTACGCCATCTTCGATGTGCTGGGCAGCTACGTGCCGTGGCTGGGCATCGACCACCACGGCAGCCTGGTGCTCGCTTACACGGGCGGTATCGCCCTGCATATCTGGACCATCAAGGGATACTATCAAACCATCCCCATCGAGATCGAGGAAGCGGCCAAGGTCGACGGCGCCACGCAGTGGCAAGCGTTCATCTACGTGCTGCTGCCGATGACGGTGCCCATTTTGATGGTCGTATTCCTGCTGTCGTTCATCGGCGCCATCATCGAATACCCGATCGCTTCCGTGCTGCTGCATGAACAGAACAACCTGACCCTGGCCGTCGGCTCGAAACTGTTCCTGTACGAGCAAAAATACCTGTGGGGCGACTTCGCCGCGGCAGCCATTTTGTCCGGCTTGCCCATCACGGCCGTATTCCTGCTGGCGCAAAAATGGATGATCTCCGGCCTGACGGCTGGCGGCGTGAAGGGCTGA
- a CDS encoding alpha-amylase family glycosyl hydrolase, which translates to MKTVLTALAALLFCAPAQAGSFADNPIVYFAVTDRYANGNPGNDHSYGRAADPQGGDVGSFHGGDIAGITQQLKAGYFTELGVNALWITAPYEQIHGWVVGGKQQFQHYAYHGYWALDYTTMDANMGTREELREMIATAHAQGIRVLFDVVLNHPGYADLRTLAEYKVPVLWPGHEKAGLRDYHSFIDYNNFEFKQWWGPDWVRAGLPGYPDGGQDDYTMQLAYLPDFRTESGKAVDLPPILQRKMDTRAVALPDTTVRGYLVHWLANWVREFGVDGFRADTVKHVEPNSWLALRAAATDALKDWKTRHPEQKIDDAPFWMTGEAWGHGPERSSWHDAGFDSMINFDFQGRAGGDWTSIDGVYRQYAGLLGKRIGNAPRYDILSYISSHDTSLFPREQLKHGLSALLLAPGGVQLFYGDESARQPGAAPVGDEQQATRSDMNWTSMDSATLAHARKLGQFRLRHPALARGEHRFINDKPYAFARVIDGDAVIAVPEAQGAIALKVHGVFADGTSVRDAYTNQTYIVKNGAVAVNAAGSVLLEKAAP; encoded by the coding sequence ATGAAGACCGTGCTGACCGCCCTCGCCGCTTTGCTCTTCTGCGCACCGGCGCAGGCGGGCAGTTTCGCGGACAATCCCATCGTCTACTTCGCCGTGACGGATCGCTACGCCAACGGCAATCCCGGCAACGACCACAGTTATGGCCGCGCCGCCGACCCGCAAGGTGGCGACGTGGGCAGCTTTCACGGCGGCGACATCGCCGGCATCACGCAGCAGCTGAAAGCCGGCTATTTCACGGAGCTGGGCGTCAACGCCCTGTGGATCACGGCGCCGTATGAACAGATCCACGGCTGGGTGGTGGGCGGCAAGCAGCAATTCCAGCACTATGCCTACCACGGCTACTGGGCACTCGACTACACGACCATGGACGCCAACATGGGCACGCGCGAAGAGCTGCGCGAGATGATCGCCACGGCGCACGCGCAAGGCATCCGCGTGCTGTTCGACGTGGTGCTGAACCATCCCGGCTATGCGGACTTGCGCACCCTGGCCGAATACAAGGTACCGGTGCTGTGGCCCGGCCATGAAAAGGCCGGCTTGCGCGACTATCACAGCTTCATCGACTACAACAACTTCGAATTCAAGCAGTGGTGGGGCCCGGACTGGGTGCGCGCCGGCTTGCCCGGCTATCCCGACGGCGGCCAGGACGACTACACGATGCAACTGGCGTACCTGCCCGACTTCCGCACGGAAAGCGGCAAGGCCGTGGACTTGCCGCCTATCCTGCAGCGCAAGATGGATACGCGCGCCGTGGCCCTGCCCGACACCACCGTGCGCGGCTACCTGGTGCACTGGCTGGCCAACTGGGTGCGCGAATTCGGCGTCGACGGTTTCAGGGCCGACACCGTCAAGCACGTGGAACCAAACAGCTGGCTGGCCCTGCGCGCGGCCGCCACCGATGCCCTCAAGGATTGGAAAACGCGCCATCCCGAGCAGAAAATCGACGACGCGCCGTTCTGGATGACGGGCGAAGCGTGGGGCCACGGCCCCGAGCGCAGCAGCTGGCATGACGCGGGCTTCGACTCGATGATCAATTTCGATTTTCAAGGCCGCGCTGGCGGCGACTGGACAAGCATCGATGGCGTGTACCGCCAGTACGCGGGCCTGCTAGGCAAGCGCATTGGCAATGCGCCCCGCTACGACATCCTGTCGTACATCTCCTCGCACGACACCAGCCTGTTCCCGCGCGAGCAATTGAAACATGGCTTGTCCGCCCTGCTGCTGGCGCCGGGCGGCGTGCAGCTGTTCTATGGTGATGAAAGCGCGCGCCAGCCTGGCGCGGCGCCCGTCGGCGACGAACAGCAGGCGACCCGCTCCGACATGAACTGGACATCCATGGACTCTGCAACTCTTGCGCATGCGCGCAAGCTGGGCCAGTTCCGCTTGCGCCATCCTGCCCTGGCGCGCGGCGAGCATCGGTTCATCAACGACAAGCCGTACGCCTTCGCCCGCGTGATCGATGGTGACGCCGTCATCGCCGTGCCCGAAGCGCAAGGCGCCATCGCACTGAAGGTGCACGGCGTCTTTGCCGATGGCACCAGTGTGCGCGACGCCTACACCAATCAAACCTACATCGTCAAAAATGGCGCCGTCGCCGTGAACGCGGCCGGCAGCGTCCTGTTAGAAAAGGCAGCACCATGA
- a CDS encoding carbohydrate kinase family protein, with product MSTYDVLVVGGAGIDTIVRVPDLQLPVADSLHVAPILDYVAHTGNGVALGCHALGLRCKFIDFIGDDAQGAAILQRYKDARLDFSHIIEPSGTRRSVNLVDPQGRRLSLYDGRHPEDVRMPAAFYLPYLGPARHAHFSIMGWVAELFDDAQACGTTVSTDLHDWDGVNPHHKVFALRADLVFLSTAALGERRDDVMRAIISEGRAQAVIAMAGADGAYLLERINGEVRHYPTAGLTLPVVDTNGAGDSFVAAFLHAWLDGAGIDAAMRHGAIGGAFACAQHGTHERFIELAELHDLYQDGTSL from the coding sequence ATGAGTACCTATGACGTCTTAGTGGTCGGTGGCGCCGGCATCGATACCATCGTGCGCGTCCCCGACCTGCAATTGCCCGTCGCCGATTCGCTGCACGTGGCGCCCATCCTCGACTATGTGGCGCACACGGGCAATGGCGTGGCGCTCGGTTGCCACGCGCTGGGCTTGCGCTGCAAGTTCATCGACTTCATCGGCGACGATGCGCAAGGCGCGGCCATCCTGCAGCGCTATAAAGATGCCAGGCTCGATTTTTCGCACATCATCGAACCCTCGGGCACGCGGCGCAGCGTCAACCTGGTCGACCCGCAAGGGCGCCGGCTGTCGCTGTACGACGGCCGCCATCCGGAAGATGTGCGCATGCCGGCCGCCTTTTATCTTCCCTACCTGGGGCCGGCGCGCCACGCGCATTTTTCCATCATGGGCTGGGTGGCCGAACTGTTTGACGATGCGCAAGCGTGCGGCACCACGGTGTCGACCGATTTGCACGACTGGGATGGCGTCAACCCGCACCACAAGGTGTTTGCCCTGCGCGCCGACCTGGTCTTCCTCAGCACGGCGGCGCTGGGCGAACGTCGGGACGACGTCATGCGCGCAATTATTTCGGAAGGCCGCGCGCAGGCCGTGATCGCCATGGCCGGCGCCGACGGCGCCTACCTGCTGGAACGAATCAACGGCGAAGTGCGGCACTACCCGACGGCAGGCTTGACGCTGCCCGTGGTGGACACGAATGGCGCGGGCGACTCGTTTGTGGCAGCCTTTTTGCACGCCTGGCTGGACGGTGCGGGCATCGACGCCGCCATGCGCCACGGCGCCATCGGCGGCGCGTTTGCCTGCGCCCAGCATGGCACGCATGAACGGTTTATCGAGCTGGCAGAGCTGCATGACTTATATCAAGACGGCACTAGCTTATGA
- a CDS encoding O-acetylhomoserine aminocarboxypropyltransferase/cysteine synthase family protein — protein MRIETLAVHAGYTPDPTTKAAAVPIYQTVAYAFDNAQHGADLFDLKVAGNIYTRIMNPTQDVLEKRVAALEGGVAALAVASGMAAITYAIQTIAEAGDNFISASQLYGGTYNLFAHTLPQIGIEVRFADARQPETFAALIDARTKAIFCESIGNPLGNVTDVAKLAEIAHAHGIPLIVDNTVPSPYLFRPIEHGADIVVHSLTKYLGGHGTTVGGAIVDSGKFPWAEHKERFKRLNEPDVSYHGVVYTEAFGPAAFIGRARVVPLRNMGAAISPLSAFQLIQGIETLALRMDRICDNTLALAKHLKNHPKVAWVNYAGLEDHPDHALVKKYMHGRASGILSFGLKLTASEDPRAAGARVLDALQLFTRLVNIGDAKSLATHPASTTHRQLNPAELAKAGVSEDMLRLSVGIEHIDDLREDLEQALNAA, from the coding sequence ATGAGAATCGAAACCCTGGCCGTGCATGCCGGCTACACCCCCGACCCGACCACCAAGGCCGCCGCCGTCCCCATCTACCAGACGGTGGCCTACGCCTTCGACAATGCCCAGCATGGCGCCGACCTGTTCGACCTGAAAGTCGCCGGCAATATCTACACGCGCATCATGAACCCCACGCAGGACGTGCTGGAAAAGCGCGTCGCGGCGCTGGAAGGCGGCGTGGCCGCGCTGGCCGTGGCGTCGGGCATGGCGGCCATCACCTACGCGATCCAGACGATCGCCGAAGCGGGCGACAATTTCATCTCCGCCAGCCAGCTGTATGGCGGCACCTACAACCTGTTTGCCCACACGCTGCCGCAGATCGGCATCGAAGTGCGCTTCGCCGACGCGCGCCAGCCCGAGACCTTCGCCGCGCTGATCGATGCGCGCACCAAGGCCATCTTCTGCGAATCGATCGGCAACCCGCTGGGCAATGTCACCGATGTAGCCAAACTGGCCGAGATCGCGCATGCGCACGGCATCCCGCTGATTGTCGATAACACGGTACCGAGCCCCTATCTGTTCCGCCCCATCGAGCATGGCGCCGACATCGTCGTCCATTCGCTGACCAAATACCTGGGCGGCCACGGCACCACCGTGGGCGGCGCCATCGTCGACAGCGGCAAGTTCCCGTGGGCCGAGCACAAGGAACGCTTCAAGCGCCTGAACGAGCCGGACGTGTCGTATCACGGCGTCGTCTACACGGAAGCGTTCGGCCCCGCCGCCTTCATCGGCCGCGCGCGCGTCGTCCCGCTGCGCAATATGGGCGCGGCGATTTCGCCCTTGAGCGCCTTCCAGCTGATCCAGGGCATCGAGACGCTGGCCTTGCGCATGGACCGCATCTGCGACAACACGCTGGCCCTGGCCAAGCACCTGAAAAACCATCCGAAAGTCGCGTGGGTCAATTACGCGGGCCTGGAAGACCACCCGGACCACGCGCTGGTGAAAAAATACATGCACGGCCGCGCCTCGGGCATTTTGTCGTTCGGCCTGAAACTGACGGCAAGCGAAGACCCGCGCGCGGCCGGCGCCCGCGTGCTCGACGCCCTGCAGCTGTTCACGCGCCTGGTCAATATCGGCGACGCCAAGTCGCTGGCCACCCACCCGGCGTCCACCACGCACCGCCAGCTCAATCCGGCAGAACTGGCCAAGGCCGGCGTGTCCGAAGACATGCTGCGCCTGTCGGTCGGCATCGAGCATATCGACGACTTGCGTGAAGACCTGGAGCAGGCGTTGAACGCGGCCTGA